GCTCAGTACCCGGCTCAGATTTCGCGCGGTAGTATACAACTTCGGCTGCACATCCACAATTTGCAGTTGTCCCCCGCTCAATTCCTGCAAGGTATGAAAATCGCCCTCCTGCATGATCAGGTAGAGGGGACGGTCGGCACGGAAAAGTTGCAGCGCCTCCTGCGGATCATAGACCTCCAGGATGGGATGGTCGAGGTAGTAGGCCATGCTGGGCGAAGTCAGACGGTAGTATCCGGCCCGATAGTCGATGGGAGGACTGCCCGGCGCTGCCCGCTCGATGCTGCGGCACAGCGGACGCACCGGTTTATAGCGCTCCAGGGGTTCCAGATAGGCCAGGAAGGCCAGCGAATAAAAGGCCGACATGGCAAGGACGGCCCAGCGCCCGCGTCCTGCCAGCAGCAGCAGCGCCGCCATTGTCAGCAGGGCGGGCGGGGCCAGCCCCAGCAGCAACTCGTCGCCCAGCAGGATGCTCCAGGAGAGGATGCCGAAGCCCGCCGCGCCCAGCAGCAGGGGGATGGGGGCCAGCAGGCGGGAGGGCCAGTCGATCCCCCGTTCGATGAAGACTCCAACCATGATTGCGGCGGCGGGATAGAGGGGCAGGATGTAGTACTCCTGCTTGTTGTGGGAGAGGGAGAAAATGACGAAATAAACCGCCGCCCAAAGTCCCAGGAGCAGGTAGGGCCGGCACTCTTGGCCAAAGGCCGGCTCGCCCTTGGCGCGATGGGTCTTCCAGGCGGCCAGGAGGGCAAAAGGGAAGGCGAAGGACCAGGGCGAGAACTCGGTGATGAAGACGGTCACGTAATAGAAGGGTCCCCGGTCAGGACCGAAATCGAGGTGGGAAAAGCGTCCCAGGTTCTCGGCCAGGAAGAAGTCGATGACCGGCTGCCATCCTTGCTGCCAGGCCAGCAGGAGGAACCAGGAGGCGCTGATGGCCGTGAATAAGAGCCCTCCGCTCAGCAGAGGGGCCTTCCACAGGTCGTCGAGGCGCCGAGAGATGAGCAGGTAGAGTCCGAAGGCCGCAGTCGGCAGCAGCGCCACCGGGCCCTTGGCCAGCATGCCAAGCCCCAGAAAGGCGCACAGGTAGAGGAAGTCCCTGCGCTTATGCGAACGAAGCCAGTTCACGAAAAACCACAGCGCGGCCAGCAGACAGAAAAGCAGCAGCACGTCGATGAGCAGCCGGCGCGAGATGATCAGGAATCGAAAAGTGGTGGCGAATACCCCCGCCCCCCACAGCCCCGCCACGGGATTGAAAAGCCGTCTGCCCAGGGCGTAGACGATCAGCACCGAAGCAGCCGCCAGCAGGGCTATGACCATGCGCTGGGCCACAACCGAGACTCCGAAGATCTTGTAGACCACCAGCACCAACCAGTAAGACAGGGGGGGCTTGTTCAGGCGCGTTTCCCCGTTGAAGTAGGGGACGATCCACTCCCCCCGTTCCAGCATCTCCTGGGGGGTGCGCACGTAAAAGGCCTCGTTGGCGTCCCAGATGGAGGAGGTGTCCAGGGAAAGAAAAAGCGGCAGGCAGAAGAAAGCCAGCAGCCAGCCGCGGTATTGGTCCAGCTTCAGGTTCATGCCGACTCGCGGATCGCCTCAGCCACCTGATCCATGAACTCCGGGTCCAAATCGCGGCCATAGAAACGTTTGACCAGCGCGACTTTCTTGTCCGCTTCGGACCATTCAGAGGGGAGACTCGACAGCACGATTCGCCGGGCCGTATCGAACATCTCGGCAGCCATCGCCACCCGCTGCTGCGGCGTCCGGGTCATCAGCACTTCGTGGAACTGGCGCCGCATTTCAGGAGAGGTGTCATTCATGGCTCAGTTCGTCCGGCAATTCATGGACCGAGAGCTCCTTAGCCCACTGGCGCAAATAGTCGAAATCCAGATCGCGAACCGATTCTAGCAGGTTTCGAATATCCCGCTTCTGAAGCTCGGAATCTCCTTGTTTGGCCCATACGAGTTTAGAGAGAAGGAGATCTTCCGGGCTGTCAACCACATCCCCTGGAACCGCCAATTGGTCATTCATGACGACTCTCAGAAGAGCGTCTGCTGGAGGGTGTCGATGACTTCTTCGGCGTGGTGTTTGCGGGAGCGGCCGGAGAGGTCCATGTCTTTGCGCTCAAGCTTGGTGAGGACTTCGCGGGCGCGCTCCAGCACCGCTTGTGGCAGGCCGGCCAGGCGCGCCACCTCGATTCCGTAGCTCTTGTTGGCCACCCCCTCCATGACCCGGTGGAAGAAGATGATGTCGCCTCCCGACTCCTTGACGGTGAGGCAGTAGTTCTTGACGCCCGGATAGAGCTTCTCCAGCTTGGTGACCTCGTGGTAGTGGGTGGCGAAGAGGGTGCGGGCGCGCCGGGCGCCTTCGGTGGTCAGATACTCGGCCACGCTCCAGGCAATGGAGAGGCCGTCGAAGGTGGCCGTGCCCCGGCCCACCTCGTCGAGGAGGATGAGGCTCCTGGGGCTGGCGGTATTGAGGATGTTGGCGGTCTCGATCATCTCGACCATGAAGGTGGAGCGTCCGCGGGCCAGGTTGTCGCTGGCTCCCACCCGCGTGTAAATGCGGTCGACCAGTCCCACCCGGGCGCTTTCGGCAGGCACGAAGGAGCCCATTTGAGCCAGGATGACGATGAGAGCGTTCTGACGCAGGTAGGTGGACTTTCCGCCCATGTTGGGGCCGGTGAGGATGAGCAGTTGGTTCTCTTCGTTGTCGCAGCGCAGGTCGTTGGGGACGAAGGGCTCGTTGCCTTGCAGCTCCAGCACCGGATGTCTCCCCGCCTGCACCTCCAGCAGGGTCGATTGGTCGAGGCGGGGCCGGGAATAGCCGTAGCGGTTGGCAGCGTCGGCCAGAGCCGCCAGCACGTCCACCCGGGCGATGGTGCGGGCCGCCGACTGGATGCGGCGCGCTTCTTGAGCCACCTGGGACCGTACCTGAAGAAAGAGTTCTCTCTCCAGAGCCAGGATTTTCTCTTCGGCTCCCAGAACCTTCTCTTCGTACTCCTTCAATTCGGGCGTGATGAAGCGCTCGCAGTTGACCAGGGTCTGCTTGCGGATGTAGTGCTCCGGAACGTTGTCGAGGTTGGCCTTGGTGACCTCGATGAAGTAGCCGAAGACCTTGTTGTACTTGACCTTGAGGTTGGAAATCTCGGTGCGCTCCCGCTCCTTGGCCTCCAGTTCGGCGATGAAACCCTTGCCCGAACTCGAGATCCTGCGCAGTTCGTCGAGCTGCTCGTCGAAGCCTTTACGGATGATCTTGCCGTCTGAGATGGAGACCGAGGCTTGATCGTCCACCGCCTTTTCCAACAAGTCCACGACGTCTTCCAGGTGGTCCTGAAAGGGTGAGAGCAGGGAAGCGCTGAACCGCTGCAGCTTCTCGCTCAAGAGGGGCAGCTTGGCCAGCGAGGCCTTGAGAGAAAGCAGATCGCGCGGATTGGCGGTTTCGGTGGTCACGCGCGAGAGCAGGCGCTCCACGTCGTAGACGTCCTTCAGGACGTCGCTCAGTCCGGAGAGTGCTTCGACATTGGCGCGCAGCTCCTGCACCGCGTCCAGGCGGGCGTCGATTTCCTCCAGGCAGAGGCTGGGACGCAGCATCCAGGAGCGCATCAGACGGGCGCCCATTCCGGTTTGGGTGCGGTCGATGACGCTCAGCAGCGTCCACTTGCGTCCGCCGTCGGCGCCTCTGACCAGTTCCAGGTTCTCGACCGTGGACTCGTCCAGCTTGAGGTAGCGGGCCGACTCGAAAAAGCGCATTCCCGTGATGTGCCCCAACGACGACTTGCGGGTTTCACGGATGTAGTGGATGAGCGCTCCCGCCGCCCGCACGGCCAGTTCGGCGCCGCTGATGCCGAAGCCGTCCAGAGTCGAGACCTTGAAATGAGTCAGCAATTGACGCTGGGCGTAATCGAGATTGAAGTGCCAGTCAGCCCGCGGAGTGCGCACCAGGTGTGACGCCGTCTGGGAAGGCAGGGCGGCCATGAGGCGTTCTTCCTGCTCCTCCGCCATCACCAGTTCGCGGGGGCGAAAGTGCATGAATTCGCCCATCGCCTCGCCGATGCTGTCCTGCCCCTGGAACTGACTGACCCAGAACTCGCCGGTGGAAACGTCCAGGAAAGCCGCACCGTAACCGTTCTCCTCCAGGTAAAGAGAGGCCAGGTAGTTGTTCTCCTTGGAGTCCAAAAGGCCTTCTTCTACGGCTGTCCCCGGCGTTACGACCTGGGTGACCTCCCGCTTGACCAGGCCCTTGGCCTGCTTCGGATCCTCCACCTGCTCGCACAGCACCACCTTGAAGCCCTTCTTGACCAACTTGTTGAGGTAGTTGTCCTTGGCGTGGTGAGGAACACCCGCCATGGGGATGGGCTTTCCCTTCTTATCGTTGTTGCGGGAAGTTAAGGTGATCTCTAATTCACGGCTGGCTAAAACCGCGTCATCATAGAACATTTCATAGAAATCACCCATGCGGAAGAAGACCAGCTTGTCGGGATGCTGCTGCTTGACCTCGTGGTACTGGCGCATCATGGGCGTGAGCTGCTGCATGGGTTACTAATGTAGCAAGATAGTCTGTCGCTAGCCGACTGACCGAGGCCCTCCGTCGCTGAAGCTATGGAGGATTGACCCTTGCAGCAAGGGTCAACGTTGGCGGACGGCCGCCAACATGAGGATGCTGGCCAGCAAAGTGAGAGAGGCGGCCAGGACGGTGACGGCAGGGTATCCCCACTCGGCATAGAGGCGTCCGCCCAGGAAGACGGCTGTGGCGATGCCCATTTGGGAGAAGCCGTTGCGCAGGGCGATGAAGGTGCCTCTTCCCTCGGTCTCGGCCAGTTCGGTCTGCAGCGTCTGAAGGGCGGTCTGGCGGAAGGCGATTCCCAGGCCGATGAGAAAGACGGCGGCGAAGAAGCCCCATCCCCAGCCGATGAGGGTCAGGGCCAGCAGCGGCAGGGCCAGAGCGGTATTGGCCACCAGGAAGACGCTCCGCTTGGTGAGGCGGTCGCTGAGCCATCCCGCCAGGGGACTGCCCACCAGGGCGGCGGCTCCGGCGACGGCGAAGATCTGCGAGATCTGCAGGCTGGAGAGGCCGAAGCGGCTGCTCAGATAGGGCGACACATAGGCCAGGAAGCAGACGGTCCCGCCCGAGATGGCGAAGGATACCCAGAGGGCGGCAAGGGTATCGCGTCCAGCCAGGAAGCGGGTGTACTGCCGGGGAGAGAAGGAAACCGAGCGGCCTTCCGACCCACTGCGCTTGTCCGAAGGCAGCAGCCAGGAGGCCATCACCAGCGCTGCGGCTCCGGCGGCGGTTGCCAAAAAGACGCTGCGCCATCCGACCGAATCGGCCAGCGCGGCACCGGCGGGAATGCCCAGGATAGTGGCGGCGAAGTAGGAGGACAGCACGATTCCCATGATGCGTCCGCGCGACTGATAGGGAAATTGGTCGCCGATGTAGCTGGCCGTGCAGGTGGAGAGAAGTCCCGCCGCCAGTCCGGTGAGGGCGCGCAGTCCCAGCAGGGGGAGAAAACCGGGGGTGAGGTAGGAAAGCAGAGCCGAGAGCAGAAAGATGCCCAGTCCCAGGCGGAAGAAGAGCACCCGTCCGTAGCGGTCGGTGAAAGGGCCTAAGAAAATGCTGAAAACGGCCGCCGCAAGAGCGTATCCGCTGATCAAGAGTCCCAAGGTGCTGACCGTAACGGCCAGGTCTTCTTCCATCAGCGGCAGCAGGGGCAGCAGCATCTGGTTGTCGACGGTGGCCAGGAAGAGTATCAGGAAGAGGATCAGCACCCTGAGCACAAGCTTCATGTCAGGAAGTTCCTCATGGCCGGGCGCCCTGCGGAGTCTGTCCGATCTCAGCGTCGGAAGGCCGCACGTAAAGAGCCTGCAGGGACTCGGGCGCGCTGGTGCGTCCCCTGGTGTAACGGAAGTAGCCTAACTGGCAGAGGCTTTCCACGATTTGGTTGTCTCCCGCCAACACCTGGTCGCCGGGACGCTCGGCCTCGATGGTGGAGCGGTAGAATTCAGCCCCGTCACCCACCAGGAGGCAGCGCTCCTCGGGCAGCTTTTTGAGCCATCGGGCGGGAGCGTCGACGCTGGGGGGAAGGACTTCTTCGGTGTCCAGTCCCGGTATCCGATAGGCGGCGCCGAAGACCTGCTGACGGCGGGCGTCGATCCAGGGAACGATGAGGCGGTCGCTCCAGCGGTAGCGGTAGGCCAGCGCTTCCAGGGTCGAGATCCCGACCAGCGGTTTTTCCAGCGATTGAGCCAGGGCCTTGGCGGTGGCCATTCCGATGCGGATTCCGGTAAAGGACCCTGGTCCCAGCGCAACCGCGAGGGCATCCAGTTGGTGGGGGCGCAAGCCGTGTGCGTCCAGCACGTTCTCAATCCAGGGGATGACCCTCTCCGAGTAGCGCATGGGCGTCTTGCACATCCACACGGATACCACCTCGGCATTGCGGCTGAGTGCCACTCCGCCGCTGTTGGTGGCCGTGTCGAGGCTGAGCAGGTACATGAAGGGCCGCTCGTGAAGGGGTTTAGAGCCGGCGACGGCTGGACCGGCGGCCGACCAGTTCGATCTCTTTCTCGTAGCGCTCGCCCTCGCGGATGTAGACGATGGTCACCTTGTCGCCGGGCCGCTTATTGTTGAGGACGCTGTTGAGCAGCTTTTCAGAGGAGATGACGGTGCCGTCGATGGAGTAGAGCACGTCTCCCCCGATGATGAGCCGGTAGCGCCTGCGCCAGGTGACCCGGCGGTCTCCGCCTTTGAGTCCGGCTTGATCCAAGGTGCTGCCTTCCTCGATGCGCTCGATGAGCAGTCCTTCCTCCACGGGCAGACGCAGGTCGCGGGCCAGGGGGCGACTGAGGGCGATGCCGTGGACGCCCAGCCAGGGACGCTGCACCTCGCCCTTCTCGATCAGGTCGGGAAGGTTGCGCTTGATGGTGTCGACGGGGACGGCGAAACTGATGCCGGCGCTGTCTCCGCTGCGCGAGTATATGAGGGTGTTGACGCCCACCACCTGTCCCGCGGTATTGAGAAGCGGGCCGCCGCTGTTGCCGGGATTAATGGCGGTATCGGTCTGAATGATGTCGTCGATGATGGTGTTCTCGGTCTCGATGCGCCGTCCCACCGAGGAGATGACTCCCGTGGTCAGGGTCGAGGTCAGTCCGAAGGGATTGCCGATTGCCAGCACCTTCTGTCCCACCACCAACCCCTCGCTCCTCCCCAGCGGGACGGGGTGCAGTTTCTCCTGGGGGGCCTCGATGCGCAATACGGCCAAGTCGTTGAGCGGATCGACGCCGATCACCTCGGCCTCGTACTTGCTTTCGTCGAAGAGGGTGACGTCGAGCCCTTCGGCGCCCTCGATGACATGGTAGTTGGTGACGATGTGGCCTTTGCCGTCGACCACGAATCCGCTGCCTACGCCCTGGCGGGCCAGGGGACGCAGGAAGAAGTTGTACTCGATCGAGGTGCTGACGATATTGACGACGCCCTGACGGGTGTCCTCGAACACCCGGACATTGATGCGCTCGTCCTCGCTGAGGGGCACATCGGGTGCGGCGGGGGCCTCGGAAGTCCAGGCCCCCGAAACGCCGGCTTCGGCCTGGGGAGGCGAGGGCCAGCGCAGGGCGAAGATCACCAGCACGCTGGAAATGAGGCTGCTGATCAGTACGATCTTCCAGAAATCGGCACGGCTCATGGCGTTATTGTACACGGACAGAGGGGCCGGGAAGTTCCTTCAAGCAGACCGCGGATGAGCAATCGAGCCCCGGGCGGGGCTCAGAAGGGGATGTCGTCGTCCTTGATGCCGACTTCCATCGAGTCGCTGTTCTCTCCGCCCATCTGCTCTTCGCGGGGACCGCTTCCTCCGCCCGAGCCGGGACTGCCCAGCATCTTCATTTCGTTGGCTACGATTTCGGTGGTGCGGCGGGTGTTGCCGTCCTTGTCGGTCCACTCGCGGGTCTGGATGCGGCCCTCGATGTAGACCTGGCGTCCCTTGCTCAGGTACTGATTGCAGATTTCGGCCAGCTTGCTCCAGGTGACGATGTTGTGCCACTCGGTGCGCTCCTGCCGGTTGCCGCTGCGGTCTTGGTAGTTCTCGGTGGTGGCGACGGAAAAATTGCACACCGGCGTGCCCGATTGGGTGTAGCGCATCTCCGGATCGCGTCCCAGATTGCCGACTAGAATAGCTTTATTAATCATGTCGTGGCTCCTGCCGTTAGTGGATCTTGGTTGCACGCCGGCGTCAAGGGCAGCCCTTCCCGTCGCGGCGCTCTTCAAGATACCGCCCGAGGGTGACAGCAGCCAAGAGCGGGGCAGGTCAGGGGGTGTCCTCGTCGAGGGCGACGCCCAGGCGTTCCAGTTCGTTCCTGGCCAGAGACGCTTCGGCGCTCTCGGGATGCAGCTTGATGAGTTCCTGAAAGGTCTCGATGGCCTCCTGGCGGCGTCCCATCTGCGACTGGCAGACGCCCTTCTTGTAGCGGGCCGGCACCAGCTTGTCGCCTCCGGGATAGAGGTTGATGACCTCGTCGAAGGCTTGCACGGCCACCGCGCAACGTCCCTGCTCCATCTGGCTCACGCCCAGGTAGTAGGCGGCATTGTCGGAGTACTCGCTGTCTGGAAACTGGGTCAGGAAATCGCGGAAGGCGGCAATGGCCAGCTCGTAGTTGCCCATGATGTAGTCGTTGTAGGCGGCTCCGTAGACCCGGTCGGGTTCGGCCGCACCCCCGATGTCGGGGGTGGCGTTGCGCACCGACTGGATCTTCATCTGGCTTTCCTCGAGTTTGTGCTGCAGGGCGGCGATGCGGTTGTTGGTGTCGTCGAGCTTGACCACCAGGCGCTGAAAGGACTCGCGCCACTCGGCCGACTGCTCCTGCTGCTCTTTGGCTCGATCGCGCATGGCCTGGGCCATGGTCTTGATGGAAGCATCGAGTTGAGCGGTCCGGTCGTTGAGCTGCTCCAACAAGTCCTGGGTCGAGCCTTGGGTGCGGTCTTGATTGTCGACCAGGGTGCGGATCAGGTTCTGCAGTTGAATGACGTCGTTCTGCAGGCGGATCAGTTCCTCCTTGGTGCCGGCCGCTCCATTGGCGGCCAGCAGCAGGAAGATGAGGGCGGCGGCGGTGAACAATTTTTTCATTTCATCACCTCGTGATGTGCAGGCGCCCCTGAAGTTGCCGTCTCCCGCTTAACGGCGGGATGTGCTGAAGTGGGCGCGGCGGTTCTGCCTCCAGGCCGATTCGTCGTGTCCCTGGGCGAAGGGGCGCTCTTCTCCATAAGAAATCGTCGACATGCGGCCGGCGGCCACGCCGAGGGAAACCAGGTAGTCCCTGGCGGCTTGGGCGCGTCGCTCTCCCAGAGCCAGATTGTACTCTTCGCTGCCCCGCTCGTCGCAGTGGCCTTCGATGACGAAGTTGGCTTCGGGATACTCGCGGAAGATTCTGGCATTGGCCTGCAAGGTCTCCTCAGCCTGAGCCGTCAACTGGGCCTTGTCGTAGGCGAAAAAGACTGGCTTG
This is a stretch of genomic DNA from Acidobacteriota bacterium. It encodes these proteins:
- the tsaB gene encoding tRNA (adenosine(37)-N6)-threonylcarbamoyltransferase complex dimerization subunit type 1 TsaB — translated: MYLLSLDTATNSGGVALSRNAEVVSVWMCKTPMRYSERVIPWIENVLDAHGLRPHQLDALAVALGPGSFTGIRIGMATAKALAQSLEKPLVGISTLEALAYRYRWSDRLIVPWIDARRQQVFGAAYRIPGLDTEEVLPPSVDAPARWLKKLPEERCLLVGDGAEFYRSTIEAERPGDQVLAGDNQIVESLCQLGYFRYTRGRTSAPESLQALYVRPSDAEIGQTPQGARP
- a CDS encoding tetratricopeptide repeat protein → MKKLFTAAALIFLLLAANGAAGTKEELIRLQNDVIQLQNLIRTLVDNQDRTQGSTQDLLEQLNDRTAQLDASIKTMAQAMRDRAKEQQEQSAEWRESFQRLVVKLDDTNNRIAALQHKLEESQMKIQSVRNATPDIGGAAEPDRVYGAAYNDYIMGNYELAIAAFRDFLTQFPDSEYSDNAAYYLGVSQMEQGRCAVAVQAFDEVINLYPGGDKLVPARYKKGVCQSQMGRRQEAIETFQELIKLHPESAEASLARNELERLGVALDEDTP
- a CDS encoding trypsin-like peptidase domain-containing protein, which gives rise to MSRADFWKIVLISSLISSVLVIFALRWPSPPQAEAGVSGAWTSEAPAAPDVPLSEDERINVRVFEDTRQGVVNIVSTSIEYNFFLRPLARQGVGSGFVVDGKGHIVTNYHVIEGAEGLDVTLFDESKYEAEVIGVDPLNDLAVLRIEAPQEKLHPVPLGRSEGLVVGQKVLAIGNPFGLTSTLTTGVISSVGRRIETENTIIDDIIQTDTAINPGNSGGPLLNTAGQVVGVNTLIYSRSGDSAGISFAVPVDTIKRNLPDLIEKGEVQRPWLGVHGIALSRPLARDLRLPVEEGLLIERIEEGSTLDQAGLKGGDRRVTWRRRYRLIIGGDVLYSIDGTVISSEKLLNSVLNNKRPGDKVTIVYIREGERYEKEIELVGRRSSRRRL
- a CDS encoding single-stranded DNA-binding protein; its protein translation is MINKAILVGNLGRDPEMRYTQSGTPVCNFSVATTENYQDRSGNRQERTEWHNIVTWSKLAEICNQYLSKGRQVYIEGRIQTREWTDKDGNTRRTTEIVANEMKMLGSPGSGGGSGPREEQMGGENSDSMEVGIKDDDIPF
- the mutS gene encoding DNA mismatch repair protein MutS, whose amino-acid sequence is MQQLTPMMRQYHEVKQQHPDKLVFFRMGDFYEMFYDDAVLASRELEITLTSRNNDKKGKPIPMAGVPHHAKDNYLNKLVKKGFKVVLCEQVEDPKQAKGLVKREVTQVVTPGTAVEEGLLDSKENNYLASLYLEENGYGAAFLDVSTGEFWVSQFQGQDSIGEAMGEFMHFRPRELVMAEEQEERLMAALPSQTASHLVRTPRADWHFNLDYAQRQLLTHFKVSTLDGFGISGAELAVRAAGALIHYIRETRKSSLGHITGMRFFESARYLKLDESTVENLELVRGADGGRKWTLLSVIDRTQTGMGARLMRSWMLRPSLCLEEIDARLDAVQELRANVEALSGLSDVLKDVYDVERLLSRVTTETANPRDLLSLKASLAKLPLLSEKLQRFSASLLSPFQDHLEDVVDLLEKAVDDQASVSISDGKIIRKGFDEQLDELRRISSSGKGFIAELEAKERERTEISNLKVKYNKVFGYFIEVTKANLDNVPEHYIRKQTLVNCERFITPELKEYEEKVLGAEEKILALERELFLQVRSQVAQEARRIQSAARTIARVDVLAALADAANRYGYSRPRLDQSTLLEVQAGRHPVLELQGNEPFVPNDLRCDNEENQLLILTGPNMGGKSTYLRQNALIVILAQMGSFVPAESARVGLVDRIYTRVGASDNLARGRSTFMVEMIETANILNTASPRSLILLDEVGRGTATFDGLSIAWSVAEYLTTEGARRARTLFATHYHEVTKLEKLYPGVKNYCLTVKESGGDIIFFHRVMEGVANKSYGIEVARLAGLPQAVLERAREVLTKLERKDMDLSGRSRKHHAEEVIDTLQQTLF
- a CDS encoding glycosyltransferase family 39 protein; protein product: MNLKLDQYRGWLLAFFCLPLFLSLDTSSIWDANEAFYVRTPQEMLERGEWIVPYFNGETRLNKPPLSYWLVLVVYKIFGVSVVAQRMVIALLAAASVLIVYALGRRLFNPVAGLWGAGVFATTFRFLIISRRLLIDVLLLFCLLAALWFFVNWLRSHKRRDFLYLCAFLGLGMLAKGPVALLPTAAFGLYLLISRRLDDLWKAPLLSGGLLFTAISASWFLLLAWQQGWQPVIDFFLAENLGRFSHLDFGPDRGPFYYVTVFITEFSPWSFAFPFALLAAWKTHRAKGEPAFGQECRPYLLLGLWAAVYFVIFSLSHNKQEYYILPLYPAAAIMVGVFIERGIDWPSRLLAPIPLLLGAAGFGILSWSILLGDELLLGLAPPALLTMAALLLLAGRGRWAVLAMSAFYSLAFLAYLEPLERYKPVRPLCRSIERAAPGSPPIDYRAGYYRLTSPSMAYYLDHPILEVYDPQEALQLFRADRPLYLIMQEGDFHTLQELSGGQLQIVDVQPKLYTTARNLSRVLSSDKDESTPWTRPVYLVTNQRGD
- a CDS encoding MFS transporter, giving the protein MKLVLRVLILFLILFLATVDNQMLLPLLPLMEEDLAVTVSTLGLLISGYALAAAVFSIFLGPFTDRYGRVLFFRLGLGIFLLSALLSYLTPGFLPLLGLRALTGLAAGLLSTCTASYIGDQFPYQSRGRIMGIVLSSYFAATILGIPAGAALADSVGWRSVFLATAAGAAALVMASWLLPSDKRSGSEGRSVSFSPRQYTRFLAGRDTLAALWVSFAISGGTVCFLAYVSPYLSSRFGLSSLQISQIFAVAGAAALVGSPLAGWLSDRLTKRSVFLVANTALALPLLALTLIGWGWGFFAAVFLIGLGIAFRQTALQTLQTELAETEGRGTFIALRNGFSQMGIATAVFLGGRLYAEWGYPAVTVLAASLTLLASILMLAAVRQR